Proteins encoded together in one Manis pentadactyla isolate mManPen7 chromosome 6, mManPen7.hap1, whole genome shotgun sequence window:
- the LOC118910351 gene encoding UDP-glucuronosyltransferase 1A1-like gives MKVEDGSCLGGERLGKQGTMAAGSQGPWSLVLGLLLCALCPIVSQSGKLLLVPMDGSHWLSLLGVLQQLQERGHDTVVIAPEASTHIKEGAFYTLKTYPVPYQRQELEETFTTLGHDIFENEPFLWHVVKTYRRIKKDSALHLSACSHLLHNKELMASLVESRFDVVLADPFLPCWPIVAQSLALLAVFFSNALPCSLDFQGAQCPNPPSYVPRALSLNSDHTTFLQRVKNMLITFSENFLCNVAYSPYEPLASEVLQRDVTVQDLMNSSSIWILRGDFVKDYPRPMMPNMIFVGGINCNSHNPLSREFEAYINASGEHGIVVFSLGSMISEIPEKKAMEIADGLGKIPQTVLWRYTGPRPSNLANNTILVKWLPQNDLLGHPKTRAFITHSGSHGIYEGICNGVPMVMLPLLGDQMDNAKRMETRGAGVTLNVLEMTSEDLTNALKTVINDKSYKKSIMNLSSLHKDRPMEPLDLAVFWVEFVMRHKGAPHLRPAAHDLTWYQYHSLDVMGFLLAIVLAVVFITYKCCAFGCRKCFGKKAQVKKPHKSKAH, from the exons ATGAAAGTAGAAGACGGCTCATGTCTGGGAGGAGAAAGGCTTGGTAAGCAGGGCACCATGGCGGCAGGATCCCAGGGTCCATGGTCGCTGGTCCTGGGCCTGCTGCTGTGTGCGCTTTGCCCCATTGTGTCGCAGAGTGGGAAGCTATTGTTGGTTCCCATGGATGGCAGCCACTGGCTGAGCTTGCTTGGGGTCCTCCAGCAGCTGCAGGAGAGGGGACATGACACAGTCGTCATAGCACCTGAGGCCTCCACGCACATTAAAGAAGGAGCGTTTTACACCTTGAAGACATACCCTGTGCCATACCAACGGCAGGAACTGGAGGAGACATTTACCACTCTTGGGCATGACATTTTTGAGAATGAGCCTTTCCTGTGGCATGTGGTCAAAACATACAGGAGAATCAAAAAGGACTCTGCTCTCCACCTGTCCGCCTGCTCCCATTTACTGCACAACAAGGAACTGATGGCCTCCCTGGTGGAAAGCCGCTTCGATGTCGTGCTTGCAGACCCTTTCCTTCCTTGTTGGCCCATTGTTGCCCAGTCCTTGGCTCTGCTTGCTGTGTTCTTCTCAAATGCCCTGCCGTGCAGCCTGGATTTTCAGGGTGCCCAGTGTCCCAACCCTCCATCCTATGTGCCCAGGGCTCTGTCTCTGAACTCAGATCACACGACCTTCCTGCAGAGGGTGAAGAACATGCTCATCACCTTCTCAGAGAACTTTCTGTGCAATGTGGCTTATTCCCCATATGAACCGCTTGCCTCAGAAGTCCTTCAGCGAGATGTGACTGTCCAGGACCTTATGAACTCTTCATCTATCTGGATTCTCAGAGGTGACTTTGTGAAGGATTACCCCAGGCCCATGATGCCCAATATGATTTTTGTTGGTGGGATCAACTGCAACAGCCATAATCCACTCTCTCGT GAATTTGAAGCCTATATTAACGCTTCTGGAGAACATGGGATTGTGGTTTTCTCTTTGGGCTCAATGATCTCAGAGATTCCCGAGAAGAAAGCCATGGAAATTGCTGATGGTTTGGGCAAAATACCTCAGACC GTCCTGTGGCGGTATACTGGACCACGGCCATCGAATCTTGCAAATAATACAATTCTTGTCAAGTGGCTGCCCCAAAATGATCTACTTG GTCACCCAAAGACGCGGGCCTTTATCACGCACTCCGGCTCCCACGGCATATACGAAGGGATATGCAACGGCGTCCCCATGGTGATGCTGCCCTTGTTAGGCGACCAGATGGACAACGCAAAGCGCATGGAGACCCGGGGTGCTGGGGTGACCTTGAATGTCCTGGAAATGACGTCTGAAGATTTAACAAATGCCCTGAAAACTGTCATTAATGACAAAAG CTATAAGAAGAGCATCATGAACCTCTCCAGCCTTCACAAGGACCGCCCCATGGAGCCGCTGGACCTGGCTGTGTTCTGGGTGGAGTTCGTGATGAGGCACAAGGGGGCGCCGCACCTGCGCCCCGCGGCCCACGACCTCACCTGGTACCAGTACCACTCTTTGGACGTGATGGGCTTCCTTCTGGCCATTGTGCTGGCAGTTGTCTTCATCACGTACAAATGCTGTGCTTTCGGCTGCCGCAAGTGCTTTGGGAAGAAAGCGCAGGTTAAGAAACCTCACAAATCTAAGGCACACTGA